The window TCAAGTAGAAATACTTAACACACTTAATTTATTGCTATAATACATATAAATCACAGTTATACAAGCTATCTCATCCTCTTAAATGAACCAAAAACCATAAACTAATTAACTACCTTAACATAATCATTCTAGACAAATTTAATTCATAATCAATGATAATTATTTCTAATTTCTAATTTCTAATTTCTACTTTTATATCTATAATAATATGCTATAATATCAATATCTAATATTTTCAATATAAAAAAACAGGAGGTATTATATGAATACCAAACAATATGACATTATCGTCTTAGGTTTCGGCAAGGCTGGTAAAACATTAGCCGCAAAATTTGGCTCTATGGGCAAATCCGTAGCCATGATTGAAGAAAATCCACTAATGTACGGTGGTACATGTATTAATATCGCATGTATCCCTACTAAGACGATGATCATTGCCGCGTCAAAAGGCTTATCATACGATCAAGTATTAAACCAACGTGAAGTTGTTACATCTCGCTTACGCAATAAAAACTTCGGTATGTTAGATACAAATGAACATGTCGATGTCTATACTGGACATGGTGCATTTATTAGCAATAAAGAAATCGCCGTTACCGCTGGCGAGGATAAGATTATATTATCTGCTGACACTATCGTTATAAACACTGGCGCTGTAGCGATTAAACCTAATATTTCTGGCATTGATACAGCTACAGGTTTCTATAATAGTACAGAAATTCAACAATTACCTACTCAACCTAGTACATTAGGTGTTATCGGCGCTGGTCCTATCGGTCTTGAATTTGCAAGTCTATATGCAAAACTTGGTGCTAAGGTAACTGTATTCAACATCGAATCTAGCATCTTAAAACGCGAAGAACCTATCGTTCAAGAGCTAGCTACTGAGTACTTAACTGAACAAGGCATTACCATTCTTAATAATGTAACATTAGACTCTGTATCCAATGATGACAACAAACCAGTTATCAAAGCTAATAATCAAAACTATACATTTGATGCTGTTCTATACGCTACAGGTCGCAAAGCCAATACAGCTAATATCGGTTTAGAACATACTGATATCGCTACTAACGAACGCGGTGCTATTGTAGTTAATGATACTTGTGAAAGCTCCGTTCCTGGTGTATACGCAGTCGGCGATGTAAACGGTGGTCCTCAATTCACATATGTATCTCTTGATGACTTCCGTATCGTATTTGGTGCACTTACAGGCAGCGGCCACTATACCTTAAAAGATCGTAAAAATATACCTTATACTACCTTCCTAACACCTCCACTTTCTCGGGTAGGTCTTACAGAAGAAGATGCAATCAACCAAGGATATACGATTAAAACCAAGGAAATGCTCGTAGCTACCATGCCAAGAGCCCACGTAAACGACTATTTAAAAGGTGCTTTTAAAATCGTTGTAGATGCAGAAAACGATTTAATCCTCGGTGCTACACTCTATTCCCAAGGTGCTGAAGAATTGATTAACTTGATTAAAATGGCTATGGATAACAACATTCCATATACATATTTCAAAAATCAAATCTTCACACACCCTACAATGGCAGAAAACCTAAATGACTTGTGTAATTTCTAATAGCTTAATAGCTAATACAAACACTAGTCTAAATTAATAACCTAACACAAAAGCCTTTAGACACTAAACTAATTTAGCATCTAAAGGCTTTTGTATGTAATGAAAAGGCAGTTATATATAAGTGTATTAGGTCATTATAAATATATTAGATTATTATAGATATTTTACCATTATCTGCCTAAAACATTATATAAATTAATTTTTAGTAAACAATCTGCGTACTATCGTTTGTAATTTAGGTGTTAATATAATTGCTACTACAATGCCTGCGGCACTTGTAATCAAGGAGTATTGAATTTTGCTAGCCGCAACGACCGCACTTTCAAGAACAAACCACCACGCAAGGAAGTAGCCTAAAGCTGTCCAAATAGCACCAATAATAAGGGCTACTAAAATACGACCAAAGGATGCCGTTGGTTTTGTAATAGAGGGTGGCAAATAGCCTGCAGTCATACCACCTACGATAAGTCCTGCAATGCCTTTAATAAAGAAAGAGAATACGATATACTGCGTATGACCACCAAAGAGATCAAATAGTGCAGATCCAATTGCCGCACCTAAGCCGCCATATAATCCACCAAAGAGGATAGATGTTGTAAAGAGTGCAGCAGATCCTAAATGAACCATAGCGCCACCTGGTATTTCAATGCGAATTGTAGTAGCCACTGCACATAACGCGGCAATAAAGCCAATATAGACAATGTCTCGAGTACTTAATTTCATAATCATGAACCTCTCTTTTAAATCAATCACTATATTCAGTATAACAAATCATAAGCCGTCTAAAAACACCATTATCGTAGGAATTAAATATCCATTTCACGTCTCAATACAAGATATAAATATATACTTAACTATATGTCTGTAGATATAATAAAGCACCTATACCTCTGTATAGGTGCTTTATAGTATTCAATTATATGTATAATCTTAAATTTTAGCTCGTTTCAAACGAAGTGAATTACTTACGACTGTAACAGAGCTAAATGCCATCGCTGTACCAGCAATCATAGGATTTAACGCACCGATAGCGGCCAAAGGAATGCCAATACAGTTAAAGATCAATGCCCAGAATAGGTTTTGTTTAATGTTGGTCATTGTCTTACGGCTGAGGCGTACAGCTTGTACCAGTGTATGCAAATCATTACGTACGAGGACGATATCGGCTGCTTCTACCGCAATATCTGTACCACTACCGATGGCAAAACCAATATCTGCCGTAACAAGCGCCGGAGCATCATTGATACCGTCACCAACCATCCCCACTACAAGACCTTTATCTTGCAATTCTTTTACCTTGCTAGCCTTGTCTTGAGGCAATACTTCAGCTATAACATGAGAGATACCCGCTTGTTTAGCAATATATTGAGCAGTTCGACGATTATCACCAGTAAGCATCCATACATCAATACCTTGAGCATGTAACTCTTTTACAACCTCAATAGTTTCTGGACGTAATTCATCTTCTACAGCCCACAAAGCACTAACAACTCCATCTACAGCTAGAACAGATACAGAAGCACCTTGTTCTTCAAATTGTAAAATATCTTCTTGAACCGCAGTTAAATCATAACCTAGTTCGTTCATCCAACGACTGTGCCCAAGTTGTATGGATACGCCTTGGTAGGCACCTTGTAACCCTTTACCTGGTACATCAGCGAAACTTTCAAGTTCAACAGCTTTACCTTTGTAGCCCTGATCTTCACCGTAGTAAACCATAGCCTTTGCAATCGGATGAGATGTGCCACTTTCAAGAGCCATCATAATAGACATATTCGTACTTTCATCACCATTGTAATTTTTAAAAGCCGTCACATCCAATACACCCTGTGTAAGGGTACCGGTTTTATCCATAACAATGGCATCGAGCTTACCCGCCTTTTCAAGATATTCTGCACTCTTGATGAGCACGCCGTGTTCCGCACCAAGTCCAGACCCAACCATGATAGATGTTGGAGTAGCAAGGCCAAGCGCACAAGGACATGCGATAACAAGTACCGCTGTTGCGTTAATGAGAGCAACGTTAATAGAATCTCCCATAATGAAGTACCATACGAGACCTGTCAAAACAGCAAGTCCAATAACAGTCGGTACGAAATATTGAGCCACGATATCTGCAATGCGTTGAATACTAGCCTTAGAGGTTTGTGCCTCTTCGACAACCTTG of the Veillonella parvula genome contains:
- a CDS encoding FAD-containing oxidoreductase; the protein is MNTKQYDIIVLGFGKAGKTLAAKFGSMGKSVAMIEENPLMYGGTCINIACIPTKTMIIAASKGLSYDQVLNQREVVTSRLRNKNFGMLDTNEHVDVYTGHGAFISNKEIAVTAGEDKIILSADTIVINTGAVAIKPNISGIDTATGFYNSTEIQQLPTQPSTLGVIGAGPIGLEFASLYAKLGAKVTVFNIESSILKREEPIVQELATEYLTEQGITILNNVTLDSVSNDDNKPVIKANNQNYTFDAVLYATGRKANTANIGLEHTDIATNERGAIVVNDTCESSVPGVYAVGDVNGGPQFTYVSLDDFRIVFGALTGSGHYTLKDRKNIPYTTFLTPPLSRVGLTEEDAINQGYTIKTKEMLVATMPRAHVNDYLKGAFKIVVDAENDLILGATLYSQGAEELINLIKMAMDNNIPYTYFKNQIFTHPTMAENLNDLCNF
- a CDS encoding ECF transporter S component, with the translated sequence MKLSTRDIVYIGFIAALCAVATTIRIEIPGGAMVHLGSAALFTTSILFGGLYGGLGAAIGSALFDLFGGHTQYIVFSFFIKGIAGLIVGGMTAGYLPPSITKPTASFGRILVALIIGAIWTALGYFLAWWFVLESAVVAASKIQYSLITSAAGIVVAIILTPKLQTIVRRLFTKN
- a CDS encoding heavy metal translocating P-type ATPase, whose product is MSVKKQEFDITGMHCAACVKRVENVVSKVDGVESVKVNLLTRKGSVEYKDGATVDSQQIIDAITNIGFGAAEADETKQEIEKVNLKPHITRLIIAACMAVPMMINMTLHRFGIQALPVWVEFVLATIAQFGPGLMFYKSAWSAVKNGALTMDVLVVMGTTVAYLFSIYNWQFHPELGPHGIYFETSAWLITFILLGKLLEEIAKGRTSEALQKLIALQPATAHVLRDGEFIDIPTSKVVAGDILQVRAGEKIPVDGTITEGYSTVDEAMLTGESLPVEKQVGSEVIGATINLSGAFTMEAKRIGSDTMLSQIIKVVEEAQTSKASIQRIADIVAQYFVPTVIGLAVLTGLVWYFIMGDSINVALINATAVLVIACPCALGLATPTSIMVGSGLGAEHGVLIKSAEYLEKAGKLDAIVMDKTGTLTQGVLDVTAFKNYNGDESTNMSIMMALESGTSHPIAKAMVYYGEDQGYKGKAVELESFADVPGKGLQGAYQGVSIQLGHSRWMNELGYDLTAVQEDILQFEEQGASVSVLAVDGVVSALWAVEDELRPETIEVVKELHAQGIDVWMLTGDNRRTAQYIAKQAGISHVIAEVLPQDKASKVKELQDKGLVVGMVGDGINDAPALVTADIGFAIGSGTDIAVEAADIVLVRNDLHTLVQAVRLSRKTMTNIKQNLFWALIFNCIGIPLAAIGALNPMIAGTAMAFSSVTVVSNSLRLKRAKI